The DNA sequence GCCTTTGTAGACAATTTCAATAGCGTATTGGTAAACATTACCAGGATTGGGAATATTGACTACAGATACTTCATCTCCATTCGTACCCGCACCATAGAAATCCACTCTTACACCATCGTCACAAGTAAAAGACCAATCTGTTGGTTCCGGAAGATCTTGCCCATCGACGATCTGGAAAGTAATGGTTTCGGTATCACAAGTCCCCCCATTGCCGTTGCTTTGTCCGTAGGCAGTGGCTTGCACGGTATAGGTACCCGCACCGATTATCCAAGCAGTATTGCTATTGGGGTAATCATAGGATGCGTTGTTTTCGGTTTGTGTACCATTATGGCTACCACTGACATTAAAGACCACACTCCCGATTGTTCCCGTAGTAAGGGCCGTAAGCCGGAATGCAGCGGGAAGATCATCAAGGTTATAAACCCCGCCATTGGTCAAAGGAATATCGTTGCTACCACTAATATCGTCTAGCATAAATCCGGTAATATTCCCGGAGTTATTACTACTGATCGTAAAGTTGTATGGCCCGGTCACACAAGTACCATTGCTATTCTGAATGTAGACATAATGGCTGCCTGCACTTAATCCGGTAAAGGTATTGCTGGTCTGCCAGGCACCACCATCTACGCCATAATTGTAACTTCCTGTTCCGCCACTAGCGGTAATTGTTACGGAACCACCTACACCACATAAAGCATTTGTGGTAGCTAGAGAGGCGGTAAGTGCACAAGGTGTTTCGCAAGTATACTCGAAGAAAGGCTGCAAATTGGGGTTATCCGGGATATAGGTCACCAAACGCTCATGAGCTCCCGTAAGGTTGGAAGAAGTAACAGCAGCAATCGCACTGGAACAAAGAGTATTACAATTCGTGATGGTTCCCGTAATGTACCAGATGGCCTGGCTCATCGTGGTGTAGTTGTAGCCTAGATTTTGACCATTACAAAAAATCCAATTGATGCGCTCTCCTTGCAACGCGGTATATCCGGCATTGGTAGCCCCTACTACTCTGGTGAAAGTTACTTCACCGTATTGATAGCCCATCCCGGGAGTTGGCTCTGTTAGATTGAAATCTGCACAGAACACGCGGCGAGAGGTCCCAATATTACAGTTGGCGTCTACATAAGAAATACACCCCTGGTAATCATCATCTGTGTAAATATAGGTATTGGAAGACACGTGAGACCTGTCAATAGCGATCGTTTGGTTATCACAATTGGTGTAATAAATGATACCTGTACCACAGTTGCCTGTGCCTCCGGGTGTATTTTGACTGGAAACACAGATGTCATCAACGTATAAGTTGGCTGTAGTATTCACATCTCTGGTTACCCAAAATGCAGCATTCACTGCACCAGCCGGAGCTGGAGCAGTGAGAAAAAACTCCTGCCAGGTATTTGAAGTTGAAGGAAACTGGGCCGCATATTCGGTCAACTGGTTCCAATTGGCATCAAAATAAACAATACCATAACCCGCCCAACCACTGCTGGAGGTGTTGTTGGCAAAAAGGCTAACACCATAAGTCTGTCCTCCAGAAACGGAAATAGCTTGTCCAATAGTCGTACTTGGATCGTCTAATACACAGGAAGCTGCACCCGAATGAACGGTGGAACTTTGCGCAATAGCTACACCGCTATCTATGTTCCAACTGTTCATCGCGGATTCAAAGCCGGAATTTGAAACAATATTTCCCGCACACACCGTAACCATGCTCGTACTTGCTTGCAGACCCTCCTCTCGATTATCCTCGGTAGAACTATTTGAGCGGTTAGCATCACTGCCCGTTTTCTGGAGGGTATTGCTATTAGAATGGGAATCACTTTTAATGAGTCCACTACCATTATTGGTATTACCTACTTGCAGATGAGTGCTCCCTATGTGGTCATACCCCATAGTGCTACTTCCTGAGTTGAAAGTATAAAGTGCTTCCAATGAGCTGTTAACACTTTGAGCCTGGATTGATGAAGCACCAAGCAAAAAGAAAACAGCAGATAAGCTAAGCACGCTTTTAGCGATTGAGTAACAATGACTCATATACAAAGTGTTGTTTGTGTTTGTGGGTCGTCCTTGAACAAAGCAACCAGACACTACAATAGCATCTGTCATAGATTACTTTGACAAAATTCAAAATTTGGGCTGCAGATTAACGGAAAATCCTAAGATGTCCCTTACAAAAGCTCTCTGAAAATGGTGAGCATTTTCAATTTTATTACAAAGGGGGAAGTATCAATAGTCATTGTCTACGTAAATTCACTCGGTAAAGATGCGCATACAACTAACCTTTTGATTGGGGGGAAGGAATTTCATTCATTGTGATATAAACCTTAACTTGTACAAAAATAGGTCAAAACAAAGATGCTTCAATCTCTCACTTGTAAATAAACCCAAAAAATGTGACATTCAAAAAAAACACATTTGTCGAAAAAACGCACCTATTTTTTCCCTGCGATTTGATTTAGACACCCATTCACAACTTTAATCACCAGAAATTCTATATTTATTTTAATAATATTATTAGTCTAGTGAAAAGAATCAGCTGCTAGAAGCATAAAAAGTGACAAATTTTACCTCTTCAAAATGATTATAGCATGCAAAAAACACACAATAAAAGCCTCAATTACACTAAAAAGTCTGTCTTTTCTATAAAAACAACTGCATCAAACACTCATTCCTATGGATATTTTATTAATTGAAGACGAATTCCCGGCCTACAAACGCTTGCAGCATTTACTCTCTTCACAACTGCCTACTGCTAATATTAGTGAGCAAATCGAGAGTGTTTCAGGCGCCGTAAACTACCTCCAAAACAGGCCTACTCCTACCCTCATTTTTATGGACATCCAACTAGCAGATGGCCTTAGTTTCTCTATTTTTGAGCAGTATGAAATTCAAAGTCCAGTGATCTTTACTACGGCGTTTGACCAATACGCGCTAAAAGCATTCAAGGTTCATAGCATTGATTATTTATTGAAACCCATAGAAGAGGAGGCACTGGAAATAGCGCTAAACAAATATCAAAAGTTCTACCAAGTAAAAAACCAACTGCCGGCGCAAGCGCTCCAGCAGTTGGTTCAGCAGATGCAGCGCCCGAGCTATCGGGAGCGCTTTTTGATAAAAGCAGGCAACTCTTTAAGCTACCTTAGTATCAATGAAATTGCTTTTTTCTATTCGGATCAAAGCCTCGTTTTTGCTAAAAAAAGCAATGGCAAACAACATCATTTAGATACTACACTTGACCAACTGGAAAAAGAGCTTGATCCTACTCACTTCTTCCGGGTTAGTCGTAAACTCATTGTCCACCTCAATGCCATTCAGAAGATTGACCCCTATTTCAATGGTCGACTTCTTTTGTCACTTGTCCACGCAACGGACTTCCAAGCGACCGTCAGTAGAGACCGAGTCAATGATTTCAAGGCGTGGTTAGATCGTTAAACTACTCTGATTTGCGGTTGATAGTGATCGTCGAACCCTCCCCAAAAGGAACACCAGTGCGTTCTTCGTACATCCTCAGATAACGACGCTGTTGTTCATCCGATAAGGTTTTACCATTGACTTTAAGTCGCTTTTCTGATAGCTTGAAGGTATAATTATTGGCATCTTCAATCAAGCCATCTCTCAGCATCTGCCGCCCTAGCCAGTCTTCCTCGCTATCATAGCGAAATCCACGTACTCGCACCTCTCGTTCCATTTCTGCCCGGCGTTCTTCCATTTCGGCACGCTGTTCTTCCATCCTAGCTCGGCGTTCTTCCATTCTGGCAGCATTCATCTCTACTTCTCTTTCGATACGTTCTTCATCAATAATGATCCTCATCTCATGCGAGGCGGCACGCCCTTCTTCAATGGCACGCAGCGCATCTTCGTACACCTCCTTGTCTAGCTTCGACAAACGCTGGCGCAGCTCTTCCATGTCCTCGTCATTATCGAGATCAAGCTTGATGACGTTCATCGACGCAATGTCTTCTGCATCGATATCAATGAGGTCTTCTTTTCCGGAACCTCGGAGAAAGATATGGTCTTCGCCATCTTTGGTTTTGATTTCAATGATGCCCATTTTATTTTCTGGCCTCACCCTGAAGATGTATTCTTCTTCATCGCCATCTTCTACCCAAATGTGGTGAGCACCCTCCTTATCATCGCCTTCGATAATGGTGACCTCAATCGTGCCATCCTCATTCCTGGTAGCCTCTACTGTCTTCTTAATAATCATCCTGGTTGGAGCCGGAGGAGCATTCGGAGCCGGGGGTGCCGGAGGAGCTGGAACTGCACCAGGGGCTGGTGGCGGTGGTGGTGGCGCGGGGGCTCCAGGAGGAGGTAGCGGCGGAGGAGGAGGAGGAGGAATATTGGCGATCTTTTCTTCTACCATACTTTCGTATTTAGGAAAGTCTGCTTCCGGAATCACTTCACCATTAATCTTCAGCTGCTGGATTTTACCATTCTTGACAGTCACATCCATTGATTCTCCATCTTCTTCAATTTCCATGCGGATATTGCCTTGCGGCAAGGTGTCGATAAACACCAAAGCGGGTTCTTCCTCACCAAAGAAGTTGGTTGTGACTGGCCACGACCAGCCAGCGGTTAAGGATACGAGAAGGGCCAGCGATAAAAGGACACTGGTTACTGCAAATTTTTCTCTCATGTCGGGTTGTTTAACGGGTTGATTTAATATTCTTTGAATACGATGTAAAAGCTGATGTTTGTTTTCTCCCAATAAACCTAGGGCAAACTGGGAGGGCACCTGGCGCTGGTGTTCAGCCACCGCCAGTAAGGTTTTGGCGTAAGTAAGGGAATTGCCCGTATGCCGAATGGCCAGATCGTCGCAGCATTGCTCTCGCAACATGCGAATCTCTGTTCCCAACCACCAAATGGCCGGGTGGTAATAAAATACAGCTTCAAGAAATAACTGTACGCCATTGAGCAGGTAGTCATAGCGCTGTAGATGAGCCAACTCATGTGCAATCACCGCTTCAACTTCCTTCAAGGACAACTGGTTGACCAAAGCAACAGGTAATAGTATCAAAGGCTTGAGCTGACCAATCAACAGGGGCCCTGAAATCAATGCAGACAATCTAAGCTGTACCTTGCTTTTTATCTGCATGCGTTCTTTCAAGGCTTGAAAGCTATCCTCCCACGCCGCAGGTACCGGCAAATGCTCGCGATGACGCAAACTGTTCCACCACAAATAATTTACGGACAAGCGGAACAAAAAGAAAACCATGCCTGTCCACCAGACCACCACTATTAGCGGTAAGCTAGGGGTAATAAAATCCTCTACTTGTTGCCACAAGTTGGGGGATTCCGCAAGTACCACCAATGTAGGCAGCAAGGGCAAGATATCTTGCATCCCCTGCTCTTCGGGCAAGCTAGCTGGTAGTAAATAGTAGAAGGTACCAACCGCTGCCACTACTTGTGCTAGCAATGCGGAGTAAGCTAGGTAATAACGCCGTCGGGCGGTCCATTTGGCACCTAGCTGTAAACAAATCTTTACAATTAGCGCCAGCAAAATTCCTTGCCACAGACTGTGTAAAACGGTCCAGCCCAGCGTTTCTGCCATAGAACTATCGAGGAATAAAGAGATGGTTTTCATTCGCTCTGGTTTTTATCATTTTCCATACGGCTGATCAATGCTTTGATCTCCTCTAATTCATCATCGGATGCCTGATGTTGACCTAATGCTTCCATGACCAGCTGTGCAGCCGAACCACGGAAAGTTTTGCTCACAAACTGCTTGAGCAAACCGCGTTTTATAGATTGTTCTTCCACCGCTGCTGCATAAATGTGTGTCCGACTACTGGTGTCGCGCTTTAGCAGCTCTTTCTCCACCATCAGCTGCATCAGCTTTAGGGTAGTTGTATAACCAATCTCTTTGTCGGCAGAAAGATTCAGCAACTCATTCACGCTCCTTACCGTAGCTGGCCCTCTGGCCCAAAGCACTTGTAGTATTTCCAGTTCGCTTTCCGTCGGCTTATTCATAGAAGTTAGTATTACACAAAAATAAATAGCGGACAAATCCATGAATTCGTCCGGAGGTTTGTTGTAAATCATCAGGGCAAATTCTTCAATTTGCCCTGATTAACAACAGCAAGTGATTTCAAAACCACGGGAAAAACCCGCAGCAACAGTCTACGAAATAATTCGTACTGCAATGATATACGAAACTTTTCGTAAAAGCAAATTATCTACGAAATAATTCGTAAATAGACTGTTTCCCTACGCTGCTAGACATTTATCTGCTTTAATTTGAGGTAATTGTAGGCCACCAAATGAAATTTCCCGACAAGCTCTTACCTTTGTGACTTGACGGAAATAAATGAAACAACTTTCTTTTGAGATTTTTGAAAATTTTTCTCCGTCTCTTTACTGCTCAATTAAATGCTTAAGCTATGATCCGTGGCCACTTATCCCCTATGTTTTTGCTTATTGCTTTGTTCTTGATGGTTGCCTGTACTGATACGGGTACCACCAGTAATACAAGCACTTCAGGCACTGAAGACTCCACCGCTACCGCTGCCGAAGAACCCGCTACTCCTACCCTCACTCCGCCAGACTGCCAAATCAATACGGAAGTACTGGATGGCAACCGTGTTTGGGTAAAATCCAAAGACTTGCTGGCCGTCATCAAAGCCGACGAAGGTGAAGCCAACGAAGAGATGGGGCCAAGCCACCGGACCTTGGAAATTTTGGACGGCCGTAGCTGTGAGCAAAAATTCCAAACCAAGCTTCCCGAGAATACCAGTCCGGACTTCCCCTACTACATTGCGGAAATCCAGTACAATAATATCAGCAATATCATTGGTATCCAGGGCTTTTACAAAGTCATCATTTGTGATTTAGAACAAAACTACAAGCTTACCGAGCTAAAGCCAGCATTTTTCACTGAACGTGAATACGACGATCCCCAGTCGGGCATGGTACAGCGCCTGGAAGTATGGGAGGATTATCTTTTGGGTTACACCCAGGATTTGGGTGCCTTTGCTTTTGACCTCAGCGACCGCAATGCACCTAAAGCAGTCTTGCCTTTCGCCGAATGGCAAGACCCTGACAATAGTCGCTACCATTCTATGTTTTTGCTGCCTACCGAAGGTGGTGTACAAGCTATCCTCCCCTTTTATGATGCGGAAGAAGATAATTTTATGCTCTATCCCCTTTTTGATGAGCCACAGCAAGTATCGGATCAGATAACCCAATCGGCACGTAACAATCAATTCCTGGTATTACGTAAGCAGGATGAAGCCCGTACTCCTCTTGCCATCGACCTGGGTGCGCGTGATCTGGTAGCGTTGCCCGCAAATATTGCTGCTAAAAACACGCAGGATATTCTTAAATGGATGCGGGCTCAGCAATAGTAGGTATAAAACTTAGGGCGGTATCCGGCAAAAAAACGTAGGGCAAATTCATGAATTTGCCCTACGTTTTTTTGCCGGGATTTTAAAAATCACACCCTGCCCCAAATTCCTTCAACCAGGCTTCCTTTTTTTCGTAATCAGGCATCACCCGGGCCACTTCGGCCCAAAACCGGTGCGAATGGTTCAATTCGATCAAGTGGGCCAACTCGTGAACAATGACGTAATCAACCACCTCTTGGGGTGCAAATAGCAGGCGGGTACTCAGATTAATATTGCCTGAATTGGAGCAAGACCCCCAATTGCTGTGATTGTATTTTAGCTTTACGCCCTTGATGGGTCGACGAAAATGCTGCTCATTGAGCGCAAGAACCCTTTTTGTAATCTGGGGCAAATAATCTGCCGCTACCACCCTACTGAGCAGGGTACGGATGGCTTTAGAAGCCTGCTGTTCATCCATATCACGGTTAAGACGAAGAACAATCTGCCCTCCCTTCAAACTCGCTGCGCTTGTTTTACGATCTTCCTGGCGCAGTCGCAGTTCGTACTGCCGATCACCTACCCGAA is a window from the Lewinella sp. LCG006 genome containing:
- a CDS encoding M56 family metallopeptidase, which translates into the protein MKTISLFLDSSMAETLGWTVLHSLWQGILLALIVKICLQLGAKWTARRRYYLAYSALLAQVVAAVGTFYYLLPASLPEEQGMQDILPLLPTLVVLAESPNLWQQVEDFITPSLPLIVVVWWTGMVFFLFRLSVNYLWWNSLRHREHLPVPAAWEDSFQALKERMQIKSKVQLRLSALISGPLLIGQLKPLILLPVALVNQLSLKEVEAVIAHELAHLQRYDYLLNGVQLFLEAVFYYHPAIWWLGTEIRMLREQCCDDLAIRHTGNSLTYAKTLLAVAEHQRQVPSQFALGLLGENKHQLLHRIQRILNQPVKQPDMREKFAVTSVLLSLALLVSLTAGWSWPVTTNFFGEEEPALVFIDTLPQGNIRMEIEEDGESMDVTVKNGKIQQLKINGEVIPEADFPKYESMVEEKIANIPPPPPPPLPPPGAPAPPPPPPAPGAVPAPPAPPAPNAPPAPTRMIIKKTVEATRNEDGTIEVTIIEGDDKEGAHHIWVEDGDEEEYIFRVRPENKMGIIEIKTKDGEDHIFLRGSGKEDLIDIDAEDIASMNVIKLDLDNDEDMEELRQRLSKLDKEVYEDALRAIEEGRAASHEMRIIIDEERIEREVEMNAARMEERRARMEEQRAEMEERRAEMEREVRVRGFRYDSEEDWLGRQMLRDGLIEDANNYTFKLSEKRLKVNGKTLSDEQQRRYLRMYEERTGVPFGEGSTITINRKSE
- a CDS encoding M48 family metallopeptidase; this translates as MKEEWIKLKIGTMDVPVQIIRERRRSIRASMGKENVIMRFPINLPAQEEAAHRKRLTTWLEKQYEKKEGLFQRYQKADYQDGDTLRVGDRQYELRLRQEDRKTSAASLKGGQIVLRLNRDMDEQQASKAIRTLLSRVVAADYLPQITKRVLALNEQHFRRPIKGVKLKYNHSNWGSCSNSGNINLSTRLLFAPQEVVDYVIVHELAHLIELNHSHRFWAEVARVMPDYEKKEAWLKEFGAGCDF
- a CDS encoding LytR/AlgR family response regulator transcription factor; translated protein: MDILLIEDEFPAYKRLQHLLSSQLPTANISEQIESVSGAVNYLQNRPTPTLIFMDIQLADGLSFSIFEQYEIQSPVIFTTAFDQYALKAFKVHSIDYLLKPIEEEALEIALNKYQKFYQVKNQLPAQALQQLVQQMQRPSYRERFLIKAGNSLSYLSINEIAFFYSDQSLVFAKKSNGKQHHLDTTLDQLEKELDPTHFFRVSRKLIVHLNAIQKIDPYFNGRLLLSLVHATDFQATVSRDRVNDFKAWLDR
- a CDS encoding BlaI/MecI/CopY family transcriptional regulator, which codes for MNKPTESELEILQVLWARGPATVRSVNELLNLSADKEIGYTTTLKLMQLMVEKELLKRDTSSRTHIYAAAVEEQSIKRGLLKQFVSKTFRGSAAQLVMEALGQHQASDDELEEIKALISRMENDKNQSE